From a single Mycolicibacterium moriokaense genomic region:
- a CDS encoding lipoprotein LpqH: MNRVVAGVVGLALGTAVLVGCSDDKKPEAAPSPATGNTSVSTSGSTEVKVGGSDLAGLDLNTVTCVKQGGKINVASAAINGQAGLAVVMTDEATPTVESLGMTVDGNALAVTNMMGAKTGSAEVKVDGSTYTITGEAAGADLANPMAGMITKPFTIKVTCT, encoded by the coding sequence ATGAATCGAGTTGTCGCGGGTGTGGTCGGACTGGCTCTCGGTACGGCCGTTCTGGTGGGCTGCTCGGACGATAAGAAGCCAGAGGCCGCGCCTAGTCCGGCGACCGGAAACACCTCGGTGAGCACGAGCGGCTCGACCGAGGTCAAGGTTGGCGGTAGCGACCTGGCCGGTCTGGACCTGAACACGGTGACCTGCGTGAAGCAGGGCGGCAAGATCAACGTTGCGAGCGCTGCGATCAACGGCCAGGCCGGTCTTGCCGTCGTGATGACGGACGAGGCGACACCGACCGTCGAATCGCTGGGTATGACGGTGGACGGCAACGCCCTCGCCGTCACCAACATGATGGGCGCGAAGACGGGCTCCGCTGAGGTGAAGGTGGACGGCAGCACCTACACCATCACCGGTGAGGCCGCAGGCGCCGATCTGGCGAATCCGATGGCCGGCATGATCACCAAGCCGTTCACGATCAAGGTGACCTGCACCTGA